GCGGTCATTGGGTCACTGTGGGCCTCGATGCCGGCCAGCAGCGGGAAGGCGCAGTCTTCCAGCTCCATGATCACGCCCTTGAGCGCGTTCTGGGCCTTTTCGTCGGGGATTTCCAGCAGTTGCAGGATCACGGGCTGATCCTTGCCCAGCATTTCGCCGGAGGCGATGCGGAACAGCAGGGCGTAACCGATCTGACCAGCGGCACCGGTAACGGCGACACGAACGGGCTTCTTGCTCATGGGCGAGGCTCCTGGGAGTGGGTGGGGAAATCGTCGGAATCGTCGAAAAGCGGACGGCGCGGCGTCGGCAGCCTGCCTGGCAGGCCGGGTGCGGTGGAGTCATCCCCTGTGCACCAGCGAGGGCGTCGGATCGCAAGTATCGCGCAGTCTAGGGGTTGACCCTGGGGGTGTCAATCATCTTATGTCTTATATAAGACATCAGTTGCACATCGTTGCCTGCCACGCCGCGGTTGTGCTGCAATGACGGTCATGGCCCTGTCTGCGTCCAGCGCTTCGAGCGCGCCCATCACTCCCAGCTCCGTCACCGGTGTGCCGGTAGAGGGTGCGGGTGAGGCTGCACCGGCGTTCAGCCCGCTGTACCAGCAGATCAAGGCGCTGATCATGCGTGGCCTGCAGGGGGGGGAGTGGAAGCCGGGCGAGGCGATCCCCAGCGAGCTGGACCTGGCGGCGCGGTTCCGCGTCAGCCAGGGCACGGTGCGCAAGGCCATCGACGAGCTGGCCGCAGAAAACCTGCTGGTGCGCCGTCAGGGCAAGGGCACCTTCGTCGCCACACACAGTGAAGAGCACGTCCAGTACCGCTTCCTGCGGCTGCAGACCGAGGATGGCGGGCCGCCGCCGCCGATGCAGCGGCACTTCCTGGACTGCCGGCGCACACGCGCGCCGGCCGACGTGGTGCGCGCGCTGGACCTCAAGCCCGGAGACATGGCGGTGCAGGTGCGGCGCACGCTGTCCAGCCAGGGGCGGCCGGTGGTGCTGGACGACATCTGGTTGCCGGGTCATCTCTTCAAGGGCCTGACCGCCGAGCGGCTGAGCGAATACAAGGGGCCGCTGTATGGCCTCTTTGAGACTGAATTCGGGGTGCGGATGATCCGTGCGGAAGAAAAGATCCGCGCCGTCGCGGCCGACGCCGCGGTGGCCGAGCTGCTGGGCGTGGCGATCGGTGCGCCGCTGCTCAGCGTGGAGCGCCTGTCACGCACCTATGGTGACAAGCCAGTCGAGTGGCGGCGTGGCCTGTACCAGACCGCGACGCACCACTATCGCAACGAACTGAGCTGACACGAGCGCGTGTCAAGGGCGTGATGCGAGCGCTTGTCAGCTTTCTTGCTGCTGCATTGCAATAAAATCCATTGGTTCACTTTGTCACAAGGCACGTCATGGCAGATACCCTCAAGCAGCGGCCGGGCCCGATGCGTCTGATCGACGCCACCCAGTACCCGCTCCCCCTCCCAGCGAAGCTGTCCATCCTGCACCGCGT
The Sphaerotilus microaerophilus DNA segment above includes these coding regions:
- a CDS encoding GntR family transcriptional regulator, which produces MALSASSASSAPITPSSVTGVPVEGAGEAAPAFSPLYQQIKALIMRGLQGGEWKPGEAIPSELDLAARFRVSQGTVRKAIDELAAENLLVRRQGKGTFVATHSEEHVQYRFLRLQTEDGGPPPPMQRHFLDCRRTRAPADVVRALDLKPGDMAVQVRRTLSSQGRPVVLDDIWLPGHLFKGLTAERLSEYKGPLYGLFETEFGVRMIRAEEKIRAVAADAAVAELLGVAIGAPLLSVERLSRTYGDKPVEWRRGLYQTATHHYRNELS